A single window of Drosophila suzukii chromosome 3, CBGP_Dsuzu_IsoJpt1.0, whole genome shotgun sequence DNA harbors:
- the LOC108015409 gene encoding uncharacterized protein — MAQLKNVGQGQQAAVVGPMLASAMLLMGLVFALLGIKFFGFRRRLTFDRSPVQQPQQNQQQRPPPRYAAFESQVNGTDTAVHGVFRRRNLEEFESPWPSASTATGNSYITGSVPNLQLYGASPREARTTEESQVSYREKSQAQRHHRLEVHSEHYEYYTAPPTRQPPAPPVEETETVSMVSSSKIPESLPAPSPMMTREAIPATVTFNQSVPAAPVDPVPEHPSELGMPNFDHFAEKYELFSVKPTTEVTRPTQLRSKNSGRYVKFERVDDVPEILTPEDPVPELLTPDDGLGGAMSVTAVVHRGAIPKEDPEPKVEPQGSRDRFEERINADSAFVVEIIAGSPEMEATPRIKPTSLGGLFDGLELPQGEHDSDFVRIRSSFVMNEADILDLDPLQLPAASSPPGFGKSIDEDWENFANLDAVVEVPEPNWALHPNSLEQLPTVETTLREATLRLDNIEQVEGLFHELEAVEDSLDIFEPEPPIPIVNPPPYDPNLPYLPDYESLMQLENAKSGQSLPKYTEVMEQRSKKADYVSSIEDLYADLEVDEAGVTGSPVNQTNDIHNFEDLCQEMAVVVPQLRQAPQPAPRSTKLTTLNVRGDAPPLACYQPEELPSSSSSDTDGEDGARAAPEPAKRDPKSLKVRFDVDNLQYYQSAEVVTSCEESEEDEPMPQPTPMQRSIVFEPRDKGVPTLFGSQVSQEDSDDDDGFGRAISQHRSMTAALRTNAVRSDTDA; from the exons ATGGCCCAGCTAAAAAATGTGGGCCAAG GTCAGCAGGCCGCTGTTGTTGGCCCAATGCTCGCCTCGGCCATGTTGCTCATGGGGCTGGTATTTGCCCTGCTGGGCATCAAGTTCTTCGGCTTCCGGCGGCGGCTGACTTTCGACCGATCGCCGGTGCAACAGCCCCAGCAAAACCAACAGCAGCGACCGCCGCCACGTTACGCAGCTTTCGAGTCTCAG GTTAACGGCACCGATACCGCTGTCCATGGAGTGTTCCGACGTCGCAATCTCGAGGAATTCGAAAGCCCATGGCCATCGGCATCAACAGCGACAG GAAACAGCTACATTACTGGCAGTGTTCCAAATCTGCAACTATATGGTGCTAGCCCCAGGGAGGCGAGAACCACGGAGGAATCCCAAGTCTCCTATCGAGAGAAGTCACAGGCGCAACGACACCATCGCCTGGAGGTGCATAGTGAACACTATGAATACTACACCGCTCCTCCTACCCGCCAGCCACCTGCTCCTCCTGTGGAGGAAACCGAAACGGTTTCGATGGTTTCTTCATCTAAGATACCAGAATCCTTGCCTGCTCCATCCCCCATGATGACGAGGGAAGCTATACCAGCAACTGTTACGTTTAACCAATCAGTGCCTGCAGCTCCTGTAGATCCAGTTCCAGAGCATCCTAGCGAACTGGGAATGCCCAATTTCGATCACTTTGCCGAGAAATACGAGCTGTTCAGTGTGAAACCAACCACGGAGGTCACAAGACCAACGCAGCTGAGGAGCAAGAATAGTGGACGTTATGTGAAGTTCGAAAGAGTGGATGATGTACCGGAGATTCTCACCCCCGAGGATCCCGTTCCGGAGCTACTGACTCCCGATGATGGTTTGGGAGGAGCTATGTCCGTTACAGCTGTGGTGCACAGGGGAGCAATACCCAAGGAAGATCCCGAACCTAAAGTGGAACCTCAAGGATCAAGGGATCGTTTTGAGGAGCGAATCAATGCAGACTCTGCTTTCGTCGTGGAAATCATAGCAGGAAGTCCTGAAATGGAAGCGACTCCTCGTATAAAGCCAACCTCTCTTGGTGGTCTTTTCGATGGCCTAGAGTTACCACAAGGTGAGCACGACAGTGATTTCGTGCGCATTCGTTCGTCTTTCGTGATGAACGAGGCGGACATCCTGGACTTGGATCCACTGCAGCTGCCGGCGGCCAGTAGTCCACCAGGATTTGGAAAGAGCATCGACGAGGACTGGGAGAACTTCGCAAACCTGGACGCCGTGGTGGAAGTACCAGAGCCTAACTGGGCCCTGCATCCAAATAGCTTGGAGCAATTGCCCACGGTGGAGACGACGCTGCGTGAGGCAACCCTCAGATTGGACAATATTGAACAGGTGGAGGGCCTGTTCCATGAATTAGAGGCTGTAGAAGACAGCTTAGATATTTTCGAACCTGAGCCTCCGATTCCCATTGTAAATCCACCACCCTACGATCCTAATCTGCCCTATCTACCCGATTACGAATCCCTGATGCAATTGGAAAATGCGAAGAGCGGTCAGAGCTTGCCCAAATATACAGAGGTAATGGAACAAAGGTCAAAGAAAGCCGACTATGTAAGTAGCATAGAGGATCTGTATGCGGATCTGGAAGTTGACGAGGCGGGGGTAACCGGATCTCCAGTTAACCAAACCAATGACATCCACAATTTTGAGGACTTGTGTCAGGAAATGGCTGTGGTTGTGCCACAGCTGCGTCAAGCTCCTCAGCCTGCCCCGAGATCCACAAAACTAACAACCCTAAATGTTCGAGGTGACGCTCCTCCCCTGGCGTGCTATCAACCTGAAGAGCTGCCCAGCTCCAGTTCGAGTGATACCGATGGGGAGGATGGGGCCCGAGCAGCTCCAGAGCCTGCCAAACGTGATCCAAAATCACTGAAAGTCCGATTCGATGTGGACAACCTGCAGTACTACCAGTCCGCCGAAGTGGTGACCTCATGTGAGGAGTCCGAAGAGGATGAGCCGATGCCCCAACCCACTCCCATGCAGCGCTCCATCGTTTTCGAGCCGAGAGATAAGGGAGTGCCCACCCTGTTCGGATCCCAGGTCTCCCAGGAAGACAGTGATGACGACGATGGCTTCGGACGCGCCATCAGCCAACATCGCTCCATGACTGCGGCACTAAGGACAAACGCTGTTAGGAGCGATACCGACGCCTAA